The Poriferisphaera corsica DNA segment CAAAAAACCGCCTTTCCACCATACCTAAACGCTATAACCAATTCAAATTAATACACTTAAAATAAACATACCTAATACCTAAAGCTTCATTGACAGGCAGTAAAATCAGCCGATAGGATAGATATAGCAGAGATGCGGCACGCGTTTATGCGACAAATGTCACATCTCATCGCTGATACGGATTTATGCCGTGGCGCACCTCCACCACAGGATCGGAGCCCTGTCGTGGAGGTATTTTTATGCGCATCGACATAGCATCCCCCTTCTTGCATTCGCTGCACGCGCATACGAAAATGTGGCCACATGAATTTCTTAGCCCATCTACATCTTGCCTGCGACACATCTGAATCCATGATCGGAAATCTCATGCCCGATCTCATTCGAGGCAAACTACCCACCAACCTTGACCCACAAATCATGCATGGCGTTCACACCCACCGCTGTGTCGACGCATTCACCGACACGCACCCACTTTTCGCCCAAAGCAAAACCCCGTTCCTTGAAATTCCTAACCACCCTCACTTCGCAGGCATCCTCATCGATATTTTTTACGATCACTTTCTCTCGATTGATTGGCAACATTACCACACACAATCCCTCCCCGCTTTCATCACCAACGCCTACTCCGTCCTCAACGCAGGCAAGCACCTCATGCCCACCCAAATGCTGGAACGCATTACAGCCATCCATCATCACGACTACCTGTCCAAATACGCTACAATCAACGGCCTCACCCTTGTCCTTTCACGCATGTCCTCCCACTTCTCACAGCGACTCAACCGTAACGTCAAACTCCAAACCGCAATCCCCATCTTGCTCGCCAATTACTCATCCATCCGCAACGACTTCAATGCCTTCTACCCGCAGCTCATGAAATATGTCACACAGACCAATCTGCAATCAAAAAACAGAGCCGACCGAAGCCAGCTCTGTACAAACAACTAATATGATTCTTAATATCTTTAGCGAATGATCCTTGCCCCGCCGCCACCGGCTACGTGCAGTAATTCCTTTTCAGTGATCATACTCGTATCACCACGAGTCGTCTGTAATAACGCTCCATGCGCAGTCCCGATATTCACCGCTTCTTGTGGATCATATCCCTTTAAGAAGCTATACGTAAACCCACTCGCGAACCCGTCACCACCACCCACACGATCTTCGAGAAGCAAACGATCAAAGCTAGGCCCATGATAGAACTTATCATCTTCAGCCCAATACAGAATGGCCGACCAATTGTTCTCATTCGCATTCAGCACTTCACGTAATGTCGTACCAATCACTTTCAAATTCGGATAATCTTTCGCAACTCGGCGCACCATCTTCTTGTAGCTTTCGATCGGCAACTCCTTCAGGTTCTCGTCCTCAGCTCCTTCAACTTTATAGCCTAAAACTTTTTGAAAATCTTCTTCGTTACCAATCAAGCAATCAATATATTGAACCAACGGCTTCGTCGTCTCAATCGCTTCTTCGCTGCTCCACAACTTACTGCGGAAATTCAAGTCATACGACACCATCGTGCCCGCATCATGAGCTGCTTTTAACGCTTCCGCTGCGACACGCCTTGTTGAATCACTCAAACAAGTAAAGATGCCACCCGTATGTAACCACCGAACACCACGTTTCACAAACAATTCATCCCAATCAACATCACCTTCATCCATCTTACTCGTCGCGCTATGACCTCTGTCATATAGCGTCACACTCGCACGCGGCCCCTGCCCCACTTCAGTCCAGTTCAAACCCATTCTGGCATCTCGCCCGACCCCGTCATAATCCAACTCAACAACATGCTTCGTATCAAGCCCGCCACCTCTTGCATGATTCATGACAAGCTTACCGACAGGATTATCTACAACACCTCCGACCCAACCTGTCCTCAACCCTAATCGTGACAGCGCATACGCAACGTTGTACTCACCGCCACCAACCCACAACTCCATTAGATTCGAAAACTCTATTCGACCATGTCCTTGAGGACTCAACCTCACCATACACTCACCTAAAGACACCAAATCTAACTCGCACGATTCTGCTGTTCTAATAGTCAAACCCATCATTAATCTCCAGAAATTCAGTGGTAATTATTGCGTTTTACTCCCACCCATATTCATCTTCTTGCTCCTGAACAGCACCGTCAATTTAAAACACCACCCCCAGCCAACTCCATGCACGCTATGGTCAAATCCCCTATACAACGCAAGCATGCACAAAAAAACCTGCTTCATAATGAAGCAGGTCTCAATATCGCTCTAATAATCACTTATTTAATGTTCCCCACTTTCTCCATGCATATCCATGCTCATCTCACCAAAATTCAATTCCGTCTCAGCAGGCAACTTCTCAATCTCAGTGATGTAATACGGCTTCTCACCCCACGTCACCACAAATGTCACCTCAACCTTATCTTCCTCCTTTAAACCGCTCATCTCAACACCCTCACCCACAGGAAACGGCATCGTCATGCTATTCATCCCCACAACCCTACCCTTCTTATTCTTAAAGCTTGGTATCGCTTCATGCTGCAACAGCATCTTGCCTCCCTCCGCTGGCATACTCTTCACAATCCCTCTGACTTCATAACTTGCTGCAGGCTTTACATCTGACATGACCACTTCTGGCGTCTTCGACTGTTCCTGCTTATCGCACCCTGTGAGATTAAGCCCAACGACGATACATGCCCCTACTGCCAAGAGCCCCAAAACCTGCCTTTTCATACCTATATAGTCTTTCATTCTCATTGACTTAGATCCTTCTTCTAAAGATAGATGCTTTTACAACCACCCATACTCCCTTTTCATTCGCATCAAATCACACATATCTGCTCACAACTAGCAAAATCGCAGCGATATTAACGATGAAAGTCACATTAGCACACTTAATACGAAACCTCGATACCTATTCCATAGAAAAGTAACACCTAAATCACACCTCATTAATCATATTCTTGTGAGGCTTGATCTTGATTTTACTCATTCACATCCCATAACATTAACTCTTTGTTTACCGACATGTGAATACTTGCCTTCCGCATTCCTGCGTTTTTGGGGATAACTATCTGCTTTGACAGTGATTTACGTCACTTATCCACACGCATTCTCAAAACCATTCGAGCGATTTGACGGAAGGCTTGGGGGTCGGCATAATACTCCCATGTCAAGCAAACGACAGCACTCAAAACTGTCGCTGCTAACTACTGACAACCCAAGACGCTGACTCGCTAGCATGCAACGTGCTAAAATCCCAAGAGTTGGCACTCAGTGAAACGTTTTCCACAACGACCTACTGAGCTTGACACTGAAAAATAAATCACTAAAATGCGACACCCCGCTAAAACGCGAGGCAAACAAAATCGCTCATAAGTGATTGTTATTAAAGATCTTTGACAAGTGAACAGTTTAACACAGACCGCAAGAATGTGACCGATTGAGCAAGGCTCCATAGCCAAACTCGACGGTAAACAGATCCCGTAATTTAGGATTCACACTTAAATTACAAATTCTCACATTCTTGTATGGAATTTAAGTTGACAAAACTTAATTTCAGGAATGTGAGACCCTAAAATTTTTAAAGTTTAGTCGCTTTAAAACATTAGATTAATTGACATTAATCAATGAGACCGGCTAGCAAGCTTGCTTGTTAGCTACAGGTCAAAAACTTCATTCGAAGTCAATGCAAGTCCTTGTGGCTTGTGACAACGATATAAAATTGAAGAGTTTGATCCTGGCTCAGATTGAACGCTGGCGGCATGGCTAAAACATGCAAGTCGAACGCGAAAGTAACTTCGGTTACGAGTAGAGTGGCGAAAGGGCGAGTAATGCGTTTCTAACGTGCCTCGAAGCGAGGGATAGCTCAGAGAAATCTGGGGTAATACCTCATAATCTCCTAAAGTCGTATGGCTTCTGGAGCAAAGGTTTACTACTTCGAGATCGGGAAACGTGCTATCAGGTTGTTGGTGAGGTAAAAGCTCACCAAGCCTAAGACGGCTAGCGGGTGTGAGAGCACGACCCGCCGCATCGGGACTGAGACACTGCCCGGACTCCTACGGGAGGCTGCAGTAACGAATATTCCGCAATGCACGAAAGTGTGACGGAGCAATGCCGCGTGTAGGATGAATCCCTTCGGGGTGTAAACTACTGTCAGGGTTTAGGAATTTTGACCAGACCCAAAGGAAGGGCCGGCTAACTTCGTGCCAGCAGCCGCGGTAATACGAAGGGCCCGAGCGTTAATCGGAATCACTGGGCTTAAAGGGTGTGCAGGCGGATTTGTAAGTATCTTGTGAAATCCCATAGCTCAACTATGGAATTGCTCGGTAGACTGCAAATCTTGAGTCATAGAGAGGCAATCGGAACGATAGGTGGAGCGGTGAAATGCGTAGATATCTATCGGAACGCCAAAGGAGAAGTCAGATTGCTGGCTATGTACTGACGCTCATACACGAAAGCGTGGGTAGCGAACGGGATTAGATACCCCGGTAGTCCACGCCCTAAACGATGTGCACTAGATCGAGGAGGTTTTGACGCCATCTCGATTGTAGTTAAAACATTAAGTGCACCGCCTGGGGAGTACGGTCGCAAGACTAAAACTCAAAGGAATTGACGGGGGCTCACACAAGCGGTGGAGCATGTGGCTTAATTCGAAGCAACGCGAAGAACCTTACCAGGGTTTGACATGGTCGGATTAGTGAATCGAAAGATGATCGACACCTTCGGGTGGAACGACCACAGGTGCTGCATGGCTGTCGTCAGCTCGTGCTGTGAAGTGTCGGGTTAAGTCCCTTAACGAGCGAAACCCCTGCCGTTAGTTGCTAACAGATAATGCTGAGGACTCTAGCGGGACTGCCGGTGTCAAACCGGAGGAAGGTGGGGACGACGTCAAGTCATCATGGCCCTTATGCCCTGGGTTGCACACGTGCTACAATGGTATGGACAGAGCGAAGCAAGACCGCAAGGTGGAGCAAATCGCAAAAACCATGCCCCAGTTCGGATTGCAGGCTGCAACTCGCCTGCATGAAGTCGGAATCGCTAGTAATCGCGTATCAGCTACGACGCGGTGAATACGTTCCTGAGCCTTGTACACACCGCCCGTCACGTCATGGGAGCTGGGAGCACCCGAAGCCGCCTCGATTCAGAGGTGTCTACGGTGAACTCGGTGACTGGGACGAAGTCGTAACAAGGTAGCCGTAGGGGAACCTGCGGCTGGATCACCTCCTTTCTAAGGGATAATTTAGACTTGGAACCGGTGCGAACCGTTCCATGTATGTCAACACATTCTTGCCCCTAAATACAGAGTCTAGCATGCGAAACTCTGAGGGATAGCAACACGGCAACGTGTTGTGAAGGTCTAAACTGTTCACTTGTCAAAGATTTTGACTATTAAAAAGCTCATTCGAAAGAATGAGCTTTTTTTGTGCGCACTTCTTACACCAAAACTATCTGCACACTTGTTATTTCTCCTAAACCTAAGTTTGTAGTGGTAATCACATCGCTTCAAGCAAATAAGGTCATATCCTCGACCACGATCAAAGATGGCCAAAACAACATCGTCAGCTTGAGCTTCACTTCAAACGATCTTTAATTGGAACCACTCCAAAGTTGCCTATCGTGATCCTTCTCATGACATCTCTTGCTCGGCGTAAAGCATTACGAAACTACAAATGAATTAATCGCCCCTGCCCTACATCAGCACCTTAATCACATCTAAATACATAGCATGAGAAACGCTTAATTTTATACACATCCCACAAGCGAATTGATCAAATTAAAGCTTCTTAAAAAACAAAATCTGTGTTTACCTAACATCATTATCCCACTACTCATCCCTCTAAAGCAACAACTCGTAAATCCATAGCAATTAATGTTTCTTTTCGTATAATCAAGTTACAAACTACGGTAAATAAACGAATCAGCACATCTAACTTATTGATAGATTTGTGCCATGCATATTCATTGCCTGGGCTAACTTTTACCTATCCAAACCGATTGATACGTTTCGTCAGCCCAATTAAAGAGGTGCTTCATGAATAAACAGCGAATCCCTACATTTATAGTAGGAGCTTTGGTAGGCATCTTAATTGCGACGATCATGTTCTCATTTATCGTTCGAAGCAATAACTCGATTGATGAATCGCACACGAACCAATCCAACAGCAATGTCACACTTGTGAAGCAAGACAGACCTCAAAAAGCACGAACGTTGCAACTCGCTCACAACCTCGGACAACACGATCCCGTGCATATCGCAATGGAGAAATTTGCCGAGCTGGTGACCAAGCATTCCAATGGCTCACTCAAGGTTGTCATCTATCCCAACGCCACACTCGGCACGCAAACACAATGCCTCGAAAACTTGCAGCAAGGCCAGCTCGCGATGACAAAATCATCCGCAGCACCTATTGAAAACTTTATCCCTGAATATGCCGTCTTCAGTTTGCCCTATGTATTCAAAAATAACGAACACTATTGGCAGATCCTCAACGGCCCAATCGGCCAAGAACTCCTCACCCTTGGCAAAAACAAGGGACTCATTGGCATCTGCTACTACGACGCCGGGGCACGCAGTTTTTACACCAAAACAAAACCCATCATGACACCCGACGACCTAGACAAAGTCAAAATCCGAGTCATGAAAAGCAGTCCCACTGCGGTCAAACTCATCAGCACCCTCGGTGGCTCCCCTACCCCGATGAATTTTGGCGACCTCTATACCGGACTTCAATCAAATCTCGTAGGTGGTGCTGAAAACAACCTCCCGTCCTACCTCAATAGCCGACACTACGAAGTCACAAAATACTACAGCTTCAATGAACACACACGTGTTCCTGACATGCTACTTTTCAGCACAGAAATCTGGGACACCCTCAACGAACAGCAGCAAACTTGGATCAAGCAAGCCGCTCAAGAATCAAGCGACTTCCAACGTACACTCTGGGAAAAAGCATCAAGCGAAGCTTTGGAAAAAATCAAGGCTGCCGGCGTTGAAGTCTCCTATCCCAATCCCACCCCATTCCGCGCTCGCGTCAAGCCCATGCATGACCAAGCCATGAACACCGCTGCTGGCCCTTATTTAAAACGTATTCTTGAGACACCATAATGTCTGAGCAAAACGAAACTAAAAGTAAAAGCATCTTTACGATCGCGCTCGAATGGGTCGTCATCGTCATCATGTTCACACTGACCATCGATGTCATCTGGGGTGTTTTCTCACGCTACGTCATCGGCCGCCAAAGCCAATGGACAGATGAATTAGCCACAACACTCTTAATCTGGGTTGCCATGCTTGGCGCCGCCCTCGCTTATGCCGAACACAAGCATCTAGGTATCGACTACCTCGTTCTGAAATGCTCAAGTGCGGTCAGATCATTTTTAGAAATCTTCACACATATTCTCGTTATTGCCTTTGCTGGCACCGTCATGATCTACGGCGGCTTCAACCTCTGCTTCGCACGCTACGACTCTGGACAGATGATGGCCGCTCTCGGCGTCTCAAAAGCATACTTCTATCTCGCCGTCCCAATTGCCGGCCTGTTCATCGTTGGCTACGCCGCCCACAATATCTACACCATCTTCACGCAGCACAGCCCATCCATCAGTGAACATCAGATTGAGGATGTCGATTAATGAATGAACAAAGCCTCATCCTGGTCATCAGCTTCTTTGCAATGATGCTCATGAACATCCCCATCGCATTTGCGATCGGAATCAGCACATTCCTTGCAATCTTCGCCGCCAACGACGTCAGCGCAACAAACATCATCTCTCAAAGAATGGCCGGTGGTATCGAAAGTACTTCGTTACTCGCCATCCCATTCTTCATCTTAGCTGGCAACCTCATGGGCTCAGGCGGTATGGCACGCCGACTCATCGATTTCGCCAATTCAATCGTCGGCCGCTTCAACGGCGGCCTTAGCTACGTCAACGTCCTCACCTGCATGATGTTCGGCGCAATCAGTGGCTCCGCTGCTGCCGCAGTCTCCTCAATCGGCGGCTTCATGATCCCTGAGATGCAGCGCAAAGGATACGACCGCGACTTCACCGTCGCCGTCACAACCACCGCAGCAACCACTGGCCTCGTCATCCCACCCAGCAATATCATGATCGTCTACGCCGTAGCCGCTCAAAACGTCTCCATCGCCGCGATCTTCATCGCGGGTGTCGTCCCCGGCATTGTGATGGGATTACTTATCATGGGTGTTTGTGCCCTCTTCAGCCTCGGTAATCGCACGCAATCAAGCGACGCATTCAGCATCATCAACATCCTGAAATCCGGCTTAAGCGCCATCCCCAGCCTCCTTCTCATCGTCATCGTTCTCGGCGGCATCATCGGCGGCATTTTCTCCGCGACTGAAGCATCTGCCATCGCCGTCGCATACGCATGGCTACTCGGCACAGTCATGTACCGTGAAATAAGCCTTAAAGAACTCCCGCCTATCCTCCTCAAATCGGCCATCACCACAGCCATTGTTTTCCTACTCATCTCAACCAGCTCTGCGATGAGCTGGTTCCTGGCTTACGAACAGCTCCCCCAACTCATCAGCGAAACACTCATCAACCTCACTGATAGCCCCATCATTATCTTCCTCATCATCAACATCGTTCTCCTCATCGTCGGCACGTTCATGGACATGACCCCTGCCGTCCTAATTTTCACACCCATCTTCCTCCCCATTGCAATGAACCTCGGTATGGATCCCGTTCAATTCGGCGTCATGATGATCGTCAACCTCTGCATCGGCCTCTGCACCCCACCTGTCGGTACATGTTTATTCATCGGCTGTAGTGTCGGCAAAACAAGCATCGCAAAAGTCGCAGGACCAATGATCCCCTTCTTCATCGCGATGATCCTCGCCCTCCTACTCACAACATACTACGCACCACTCACCATGTGGCTACCTGGCTTCTTCAACCAAACATAAGATTGTTTGACCAGATGGTAAATCCACATTCAACGGAAATGAACCGTTTCCTGCCCCACAATCTCAAGATCATCCTTACTCGGTAACTCTGGAAACTTTACACTGGGAAGCGTTTGATACCAATACGCAACTGATGTGACATGATCCTGCCGTTGTGCATAACGATGCCCCCAGCTATTCTTCCCTTTTCGCCAACCCAATGATTGCACCGTTACCTTTAGATCTTCTTCAAATCGAATCGGATCCGGAACATGCCAGCGGTACAAACCAAACCGTTGATTCGCCATGTACTCGCCATCAGGTCGAATCACTTGCGGCATCCCAGCGTACGGCCCAGTAAACGCCTGATACCCCTTCTTTGTTGCCGAACAAAATTTCGCATCAAAATTATACGATCCTAAAAAATAATCCTCCAACCCTGTCCCACAGATCGTCGGATATGCTTCATCCCCATCCATATAAAATTTCACTTCCCCCTCGCCCCACCAACCATCCTCATTCACTTGCCAAGTGATATAAGTTCCGACATACTGCCCCCAACCTTTCACACCCTTTAATATCGTGTGCACATCCCCCTTAAGCACCGGCCGTGACTGGTTGTAATACGCATGAAAATATCCAACGTCATCACTCACATCACCTACCGCATAGGTAATTTGATAAAACAACGTCAACTGATCATCACCCATATTCTCAACTGTCATACGACAACACTTCTTGAACGGCATCGGCCAGAAACAATTCAAACCACTCGCAGGATTCACATTCACTGTCAATGAATTAACCTGCCCATAGTCCTGCCAACCGTTCGCAAAGAAATCTCCCAGCGGGCATTCAACCGATGGATACGCCTGATCATCCCAATAAATCCGTAGTATGAGATGCTTCCAATGCCCTGTCGGCGTCATCCAGATATGCTGAATCGTTCCCGATTCATTAATCTCCGCTATCGTCGCGATCTCTCCAGATTTCACATGAATATACGGATTTACTTTCCAACCTTTCCCTAAAACATCATTAGAATCCGACGCACTGCCTTCACCAACTTCCGCTCTTGCCCCACCAGCTTTTTCACCATTCATATTCTCTGGCGTGATCGATCGTGTCTTTGATCTCGACAAATTTGCGAGATTACCCATGTGCGAAAATATCACGTCATTCATCATGCGTTAACCCTTCATGATTTTGATCCAATAACACCAATATGCTAATTGCGTACGTTATCCATTAATCAAATTCGCTGATTAGATTACATTGAAATATCAAGCTGAATTCAAGCCGGCTATCAATGATGACTACACACAAAAATTCCGATTTTATGATCACAATTCTTATGCCATTGCTGCCAACATCCACGATATCGATATTTTTTTTCAAGATCATTTATAAATGATAATTGCCCACATACCTCTTACTGAACAAAAACATAATAGTCTTTCGTCTCAGACGTCATATCATTTCCACCGACGCATAAACCATAGATGAAATCTAAACAAAATAAGAATTGATATACAAATTTTTTAAACGCGATTATATTGCACGAATACCATCGACTCACAGTATCTCATTCTAAATCATAACTTACAGATATTACACAACCTATGATCAGTAAAATCACAAACACACTTCACCATTCTTGCAAGCTTGTCATTTCTTCCATCACCGCACTTCTTGCTCAAACCGTTGCCAATGCTGACCTCAATAATATTCATCTTCCTGAGGGAACCGGTATATCTGCAGCCATTATCTCTGAAAACAATGTC contains these protein-coding regions:
- a CDS encoding ACP phosphodiesterase — its product is MNFLAHLHLACDTSESMIGNLMPDLIRGKLPTNLDPQIMHGVHTHRCVDAFTDTHPLFAQSKTPFLEIPNHPHFAGILIDIFYDHFLSIDWQHYHTQSLPAFITNAYSVLNAGKHLMPTQMLERITAIHHHDYLSKYATINGLTLVLSRMSSHFSQRLNRNVKLQTAIPILLANYSSIRNDFNAFYPQLMKYVTQTNLQSKNRADRSQLCTNN
- a CDS encoding sugar kinase; the encoded protein is MGLTIRTAESCELDLVSLGECMVRLSPQGHGRIEFSNLMELWVGGGEYNVAYALSRLGLRTGWVGGVVDNPVGKLVMNHARGGGLDTKHVVELDYDGVGRDARMGLNWTEVGQGPRASVTLYDRGHSATSKMDEGDVDWDELFVKRGVRWLHTGGIFTCLSDSTRRVAAEALKAAHDAGTMVSYDLNFRSKLWSSEEAIETTKPLVQYIDCLIGNEEDFQKVLGYKVEGAEDENLKELPIESYKKMVRRVAKDYPNLKVIGTTLREVLNANENNWSAILYWAEDDKFYHGPSFDRLLLEDRVGGGDGFASGFTYSFLKGYDPQEAVNIGTAHGALLQTTRGDTSMITEKELLHVAGGGGARIIR
- a CDS encoding copper-binding protein produces the protein MRMKDYIGMKRQVLGLLAVGACIVVGLNLTGCDKQEQSKTPEVVMSDVKPAASYEVRGIVKSMPAEGGKMLLQHEAIPSFKNKKGRVVGMNSMTMPFPVGEGVEMSGLKEEDKVEVTFVVTWGEKPYYITEIEKLPAETELNFGEMSMDMHGESGEH
- a CDS encoding TRAP transporter substrate-binding protein, producing the protein MNKQRIPTFIVGALVGILIATIMFSFIVRSNNSIDESHTNQSNSNVTLVKQDRPQKARTLQLAHNLGQHDPVHIAMEKFAELVTKHSNGSLKVVIYPNATLGTQTQCLENLQQGQLAMTKSSAAPIENFIPEYAVFSLPYVFKNNEHYWQILNGPIGQELLTLGKNKGLIGICYYDAGARSFYTKTKPIMTPDDLDKVKIRVMKSSPTAVKLISTLGGSPTPMNFGDLYTGLQSNLVGGAENNLPSYLNSRHYEVTKYYSFNEHTRVPDMLLFSTEIWDTLNEQQQTWIKQAAQESSDFQRTLWEKASSEALEKIKAAGVEVSYPNPTPFRARVKPMHDQAMNTAAGPYLKRILETP
- a CDS encoding TRAP transporter small permease, whose protein sequence is MSEQNETKSKSIFTIALEWVVIVIMFTLTIDVIWGVFSRYVIGRQSQWTDELATTLLIWVAMLGAALAYAEHKHLGIDYLVLKCSSAVRSFLEIFTHILVIAFAGTVMIYGGFNLCFARYDSGQMMAALGVSKAYFYLAVPIAGLFIVGYAAHNIYTIFTQHSPSISEHQIEDVD
- a CDS encoding TRAP transporter large permease: MNEQSLILVISFFAMMLMNIPIAFAIGISTFLAIFAANDVSATNIISQRMAGGIESTSLLAIPFFILAGNLMGSGGMARRLIDFANSIVGRFNGGLSYVNVLTCMMFGAISGSAAAAVSSIGGFMIPEMQRKGYDRDFTVAVTTTAATTGLVIPPSNIMIVYAVAAQNVSIAAIFIAGVVPGIVMGLLIMGVCALFSLGNRTQSSDAFSIINILKSGLSAIPSLLLIVIVLGGIIGGIFSATEASAIAVAYAWLLGTVMYREISLKELPPILLKSAITTAIVFLLISTSSAMSWFLAYEQLPQLISETLINLTDSPIIIFLIINIVLLIVGTFMDMTPAVLIFTPIFLPIAMNLGMDPVQFGVMMIVNLCIGLCTPPVGTCLFIGCSVGKTSIAKVAGPMIPFFIAMILALLLTTYYAPLTMWLPGFFNQT
- a CDS encoding glycoside hydrolase family 172 protein; the protein is MGNLANLSRSKTRSITPENMNGEKAGGARAEVGEGSASDSNDVLGKGWKVNPYIHVKSGEIATIAEINESGTIQHIWMTPTGHWKHLILRIYWDDQAYPSVECPLGDFFANGWQDYGQVNSLTVNVNPASGLNCFWPMPFKKCCRMTVENMGDDQLTLFYQITYAVGDVSDDVGYFHAYYNQSRPVLKGDVHTILKGVKGWGQYVGTYITWQVNEDGWWGEGEVKFYMDGDEAYPTICGTGLEDYFLGSYNFDAKFCSATKKGYQAFTGPYAGMPQVIRPDGEYMANQRFGLYRWHVPDPIRFEEDLKVTVQSLGWRKGKNSWGHRYAQRQDHVTSVAYWYQTLPSVKFPELPSKDDLEIVGQETVHFR